CCGCCACGGGAAGGCCCCGTCGTCGACGAACCGCCGCGCCCGAGAGTCACCGATGAGGAAGGGCGCGAGCACCAGGTGCATCTCGTCGGCCAACCCCTCGGCCAGGAACTGCGTCAGCACCGTGCCGCCGCCCTCGACGAGCAGGCGCTGGACACCCCGCTCGGCCAGGTCGGCGCACACCCGCGCCATGCGCACCGGCCGACCGCCGTCGACGATCGTGGCCACCGCCCCGATCCGCTCGCGGGCGTGCTCGACCCCGTCCCGTGCGCAGTAGACGAGCTTGTCGACCTCCCCGAGGGTGAAGAAGTTCGCGTCCGGGTCGAGGTCGGCCCGCTCGCTGACGGTCACCTTCACCGGGGAGGCGCTCCGCCCGGCGGCGAGCCGCTCCTGCACCCGCTGCTCGCTGCGCACGAGCAGCCGCGGGTCGTCCAGACGCAGCGTGCAGGCACCGACGAGGATCGCGTCGCTGTCCGCGCGCACCTGGTCGACCCGGTCCAGATCGGCCGCGTTGGACAGGATCAACCGCCGCGTCGACGCGTCGTCGAGGTACCCGTCGAGGGAGATCGCGCAGCTGAGGGTCGTGTACGGCCGCGTCACGGAACCACCCGGGCCTCGGGCCGAGCAGCGCGCCGCGACCCGGGCCGAGAGGAACGCGTGCCGGCCACCAGCAGCACGGCGCCGGGCAGCGTCGCCACGAGCGCCAGCACCCCGTAGAGCACCGCCACGCTCACCCCGGTCGCCGCGCCCAGACCGGCCACCTCGAAGGCCCACGCGGCCACCCCTTCGCGCGGGCCCCACCCGGCGACGCTCGCCGGGATCGCGGCACCGAGCAGCACGATCAGCGCCAGGGCCACCTGCCGCCCCACCGAGACCTCGACGCCGGCCGCGGCCATCGCCACGAGCAGGACCGTGACGTGACCCAGCACGGCCACGACCGAGGTGACCACGATGCCCACCGGCGCCCCGCGTACGCGCAGGATCCGGCGCAGGTCCGCCACGAGCACCCCGACCACCCGCACGAGCGTCACCCCCAGCACCAGGGCGACCAGGGCGGCGGCGCCGATCACCACCAGCGCCCGTACCGGGCCGGGCAGCACCACCAGCAGCGCCGCGGTCAGCACGACCTGCACGACCTGCGCGAGGCTGCGTTCCCAGACCACGGAGCGCACCCCGCGCCCCATCCGGTCCACGTCGTAGCCGTGCCGCACCGCGCGGTGGACATCACCGAGGACCCCGCCGGGCAGCACCGAGTTGAGGAACTGCGAGCGGTAGTACGCAGCGACCGCCGCCGGCAGCGCGATGCGCGCGCCCAGACCGGTCGCGACCACGCTCCAGCGCCACGCGGCACA
The DNA window shown above is from Janibacter sp. A1S7 and carries:
- a CDS encoding RibD family protein translates to MTRPYTTLSCAISLDGYLDDASTRRLILSNAADLDRVDQVRADSDAILVGACTLRLDDPRLLVRSEQRVQERLAAGRSASPVKVTVSERADLDPDANFFTLGEVDKLVYCARDGVEHARERIGAVATIVDGGRPVRMARVCADLAERGVQRLLVEGGGTVLTQFLAEGLADEMHLVLAPFLIGDSRARRFVDDGAFPWRADSPARLVETRAIGDVVLLRYALSERCTG
- a CDS encoding lysylphosphatidylglycerol synthase transmembrane domain-containing protein; translation: MVRAAPDPTRAPIRERLPGAGSRALRGRLGRGWRPAVGVVILAVLLAVVGIEPVVLAVTEVTWPALLAALALTVVTTICAAWRWSVVATGLGARIALPAAVAAYYRSQFLNSVLPGGVLGDVHRAVRHGYDVDRMGRGVRSVVWERSLAQVVQVVLTAALLVVLPGPVRALVVIGAAALVALVLGVTLVRVVGVLVADLRRILRVRGAPVGIVVTSVVAVLGHVTVLLVAMAAAGVEVSVGRQVALALIVLLGAAIPASVAGWGPREGVAAWAFEVAGLGAATGVSVAVLYGVLALVATLPGAVLLVAGTRSSRPGSRRAARPEARVVP